From one Triticum urartu cultivar G1812 chromosome 3, Tu2.1, whole genome shotgun sequence genomic stretch:
- the LOC125549033 gene encoding uncharacterized protein LOC125549033, protein MNGGIGGTAEGAPHPSTDWGPIIVAVILFVVLSPGLLFQLPARTRVVELGNMATSAIAILVHAVIFFCILTLVVVAIGVHVYAA, encoded by the coding sequence ATGAACGGGGGCATCGGGGGCACGGCGGAGGGGGCGCCGCACCCGAGCACGGACTGGGGCCCGATCATCGTGGCGGTGATCCTCTTCGTGGTGCTGTCGCCGGGGCTGCTGTTCCAGCTGCCGGCCAGGACCAGGGTGGTGGAGCTCGGCAACATGGCCACCAGCGCCATCGCCATCCTCGTCCACGCCGTCATCTTCTTCTGCATCCTCACCCTCGTCGTCGTCGCCATCGGCGTGCACGTGTACGCCGCCTAG